ATGTTGAAGCGGCAAAAGCTTTAGGTGCTTCACACAGAAGAATAATTTTTAGACATATGATTCCAATCTTGATTCCATACTCTTTTGCAAGTATGGCCTTGAATGTTCCGAGCGCCATTCTTTACGAGGCAACCGTTAGTTTGCTTGGTTTAGGAGATGCGACCATAGTAACATGGGGACAGATTCTTCATGATGCCATGAACGGCGGAGCTGTAACAAACGGTCTTTGGTGGTGGGTTGTACCTCCTGGAATTGCTATCGCTTTAGTAGGTATGACTTTTGCCTTTTTAGGTTTTGCAATGGACACCATCTTAAATCCAAAATTGAGAACGAGGTAGATATGAATGAATGATATTTTAAATGTTAAAAATTTAAAAGTGTACTATTATACAAGAAAAGGTGTTGTAAAAGGATTAGACGATGTTAGCTTTTCTCTGAGAGAAGGTGAAACATTAGGTCTTGTTGGAGAGTCTGGATGTGGTAAAACGACTTTGGGCATGGGTCTTTTGAGAATGCCTAACCCTCCAGGCAAGATTGTAAGTGGTGAGATTAATATAGATGGAGAAAATATAGTTCCTTTAAAAGAATCAGTTTTACGTAAAAGAGTTAGGTGGGAGAAGATTTCCATGGTTTTTCAAGGGGCCATGAATAGTTTGACTCCAGTTTACACCATTAAAAAACAGATGATGGAAACCCTTCAAACCCATAGGGAAATGGAAGAAGAAAAGGCTTTTGCTATAATTAAAAAATATTTAAATCAGGTGGGTTTGTCGGAGGATGTTTTAAAGAGATATCCTCACGAATTATCAGGTGGTATGAAGCAACGTGTTGTAATTGCCACAGCGTTATTTTTAGAGCCGAAAGTAGTTATAGCCGATGAACCTACTACAGCGTTAGATGTTGTCGTTCAAGCACAAATAATAAACCTTTTGAAAAACCTAAAAAAAGATCTCAATTTGTCTTTTATCTTTATAACCCATGATTTAGCTACCGTAGCGGAAGTTGCCGACAGGATAATGGTGATGTATGCAGGTAAGATTGCTGAAATTGGAGAAAATTATCATATTTATGGACCACAGGGTCCAGCACATCCATATACTAAAGGTTTACTGGGAGCTACACCTCGTTTACATAAAAAAGTTGAAGAGCTTGCTTTTATACCCGGTGTCCCACCTGATTTGCTCAATCCACCTAATGGATGTAGATTCCATGAGCGTTGCCCGGTTGCTTTCGATAGATGTAAAGTAGAAGAACCACCATTAAAGGAAATTGAACCCGGGCATTTTGCGGCTTGCTGGAGGTGTTTTGATGAGTGATGAAGTCATATTGAGTATTAAGAATTTGAAAAAATGGTTTCCTTTACGAAGAACCATGTCAGAGGTTTTTCAAGGACAACGAAGATGGGTAAGAGCGGTTGATAATGTAAGTTTTGATATAAGAAAAGGAGAGATATTTGGTTTAATTGGAGAATCTGGCTGTGGAAAGTCAACGACGGGTAGATTATTGATGAAATTAGAAGAACCAACAGAGGGCCAAATAATATTTAAAGGTAATGATGTTACTTCTTTATCTTCTACGGATGAAATTAAGAAGTATAAAGAAGATGTACAAATGATTTTTCAAGATCCTTACTCTTCGATGAATCCAAGGTTTAGAGTTAGAGATGTTCTAGCTGAACCGTTGATCATTCATGAAAAAACGAAGGATCCTAATGAGATTGAAAAAATAGCAAAAAATGTTCTAAATGAAGTAAAATTAACACCACCTGAAGAGTTTATGGATAGATACCCTCACATGCTCAGTGGAGGGCAAAGGCAAAGAGTTGCCACTGCAAGAACCTTAGTTCTTTCCCCAGATTTTATAATAGCTGATGAACCAGTTTCTATGATTGATTTATCAACTAGGGCAGAAATTCTCCACATGATGAAAGACGTTCAGCAAGATTTAGGGCTTACGTATTTATACATAACTCATGACTTATCAACCGCCAGATATTTTTGCGATAGGATGGCAGTTATGTATCTGGGAAGGATAGTAGAGTTAGGCAACGCAGACGAAATAATCGAAAAAC
The genomic region above belongs to Petrotoga olearia DSM 13574 and contains:
- a CDS encoding ABC transporter ATP-binding protein, which translates into the protein MNDILNVKNLKVYYYTRKGVVKGLDDVSFSLREGETLGLVGESGCGKTTLGMGLLRMPNPPGKIVSGEINIDGENIVPLKESVLRKRVRWEKISMVFQGAMNSLTPVYTIKKQMMETLQTHREMEEEKAFAIIKKYLNQVGLSEDVLKRYPHELSGGMKQRVVIATALFLEPKVVIADEPTTALDVVVQAQIINLLKNLKKDLNLSFIFITHDLATVAEVADRIMVMYAGKIAEIGENYHIYGPQGPAHPYTKGLLGATPRLHKKVEELAFIPGVPPDLLNPPNGCRFHERCPVAFDRCKVEEPPLKEIEPGHFAACWRCFDE
- a CDS encoding ABC transporter ATP-binding protein, which encodes MSDEVILSIKNLKKWFPLRRTMSEVFQGQRRWVRAVDNVSFDIRKGEIFGLIGESGCGKSTTGRLLMKLEEPTEGQIIFKGNDVTSLSSTDEIKKYKEDVQMIFQDPYSSMNPRFRVRDVLAEPLIIHEKTKDPNEIEKIAKNVLNEVKLTPPEEFMDRYPHMLSGGQRQRVATARTLVLSPDFIIADEPVSMIDLSTRAEILHMMKDVQQDLGLTYLYITHDLSTARYFCDRMAVMYLGRIVELGNADEIIEKPLHPYTKALIEAVPEPLPGKENVIKELPIKGEIPSAGNLPKGCRFHPRCIYAQPKCFENVDDPELVEDSSGHYVACYRYKEIDQQVEKI